Proteins co-encoded in one Ananas comosus cultivar F153 linkage group 15, ASM154086v1, whole genome shotgun sequence genomic window:
- the LOC109721520 gene encoding LOB domain-containing protein 37-like, with the protein MSCNGCRVLRKGCSEACVLRPCLQWIESAEAQGHATVFVAKFFGRAGLMSFISAVPEPERPALFQSLLFEAWRRTINPVNGRGAPVDGELALCQAAVETSSAGFPGPLPDLDGLCARARSRRDDDGGGLTRGRGAGRLTSPP; encoded by the exons ATGAGCTGCAACGGGTGCCGAGTCCTCCGCAAGGGCTGCAGCGAGGCGTGCGTGCTCCGCCCCTGCTTGCAGTGGATCGAGAGCGCCGAGGCGCAGGGCCACGCCACCGTCTTCGTCGCCAAGTTCTTCGGCCGCGCCGGCCTCATGTCCTTCATCTCCGCCGTCCCCGAGCCGGAGCGCCCTG CTTTGTTTCAATCTCTGCTGTTCGAGGCGTGGCGGCGCACGATCAACCCCGTGAACGGGCGTGGGGCTCCTGTGGACGGGGAACTGGCACTGTGCCAGGCCGCGGTGGAGACGTCCTCCGCGGGGTTCCCTGGCCCGCTCCCCGATCTCGACGGCCtctgcgcgcgcgcgcgcagccgccgcgacgacgacggcggaggCCTTACGCGCGGCCGAGGGGCGGGGCGCCTCACTTCTCCGCCGTGA